Proteins encoded in a region of the Panicum hallii strain FIL2 chromosome 3, PHallii_v3.1, whole genome shotgun sequence genome:
- the LOC112884201 gene encoding protein NEN4, with amino-acid sequence MNGCGNRRMSEIVFFDVETTAPSPAGRWCLLEFGAILVCPRKLVEVASYDTLIRPGDLSAVSRRFTDVEAIASAPTFREVADKIFDILDGRVWAGHNIQRFDCPRLREAFADIGRPAPEPAGVIDSLNVLAAEFGRRAGDLKMATLATYFGIGKQKHRSLDDARMNLEVLKHCATVLLLESSLPHAMQLAGRDGAVTRRSSTASAPAAAHRHRPAMSQTKLPFTPVKAVPAPAAGTPHKSGGKRDSLGKPVGRANATSNKPAAEASAPAALSARPPRRPTVVTPFHMILRHSRAILR; translated from the exons ATGAACGGTTGCGGTAACAGGAGGATGAGCGAGATCGTCTTCTTCGACGTCGAGACGacggcgccgtcgccggcgggCCGGTGGTGTCTGCTCGAGTTCGGCGCCATCCTCGTGTGCCCCAGGAAGCTCGTCGAGGTGGCCAGCTACGACACGCTCATCCGCCCGGGGGACCTCTCCGCCGTCTCCAGGCGCTTCACGGACGTCGAGGCCATCGCCTCCGCGCCCACGTTCCGGGAGGTGGCCGACAAGATATTCGACATCCTCGACG GCCGCGTGTGGGCCGGCCACAACATCCAGCGCTTCGACTGCCCGCGCCTCCGGGAGGCCTTCGCCGATATCGGCCGCCCCGCCCCGGAGCCTGCCGGCGTGATCGACTCTCTCAACGTGCTGGCCGCCGAGttcggccgccgcgccggcgaccTCAAGATGGCCACTCTGGCGACCTACTTCGGCATCGGCAAGCAGAAGCACCGCAGCCTGGATGACGCGCGCATGAACCTCGAGGTGCTCAAGCACTGCGCCACCGTCCTGCTGCTCGAGTCCAGCCTGCCGCACGCGATGCAGCTCGCCGGCCGCGATGGCGCCGTCACCAGGAGGAGCTCCACCGCCTCCGCGcctgccgccgctcaccgccaccGGCCCGCCATGTCGCAGACCAAGCTGCCATTCACCCCTGTGAAGGccgtgccggcgccggcggctggcACTCCTCACAAGAGCGGCGGCAAGCGGGATAGCCTGGGCAAGCCGGTGGGGAGGGCCAACGCCACCAGCAATAAGCCGGCGGCGGAAGCTTCTGCTCCAGCAGCATTGAGCGCCAGGCCGCCCAGGCGCCCAACGGTGGTGACGCCCTTCCACATGATCCTCAGGCACTCCAGGGCCATCCTCAGATGA